From a region of the Coffea arabica cultivar ET-39 chromosome 3e, Coffea Arabica ET-39 HiFi, whole genome shotgun sequence genome:
- the LOC113736375 gene encoding serine hydroxymethyltransferase 4: protein MSTNRIPLPFKPQAPPPQFPASLCSLLSLSFPSLLPAPPPTTVLRRCHRHTEPPKKNLMDPVPEWGNTPLSTVDPEIHDLIEKEKRRQCSGIELIASENFTSFAVIEALGSALTNKYSEGMPGNRYYGGNEYIDEIENLTRSRALQAYRLDPTKWGVNVQPYSGSPANFAAYTAVLQPHDRIMGLDLPSGGHLTHGYYTSGGKKISATSIYFESLPYKVEPTTGYIDYVRLEEKALDFRPKLIICGGSAYPRDWDYKKLREIADKVGALLLCDMAHISGLVAAQEAANPFEYCDLVTTTTHKSLRGPRAGMIFYRKGPKPPKKGQPEDAVYDFEDKINFAVFPSLQGGPHNHQIGALAVALKQAMSPGFKAYAKQVKANAVALGNYLMSKGYKLVTGGTENHLVLWDLRPLGLTGNKVEKLCDLCNITVNKNAVFGDSSALAPGGVRIGTPAMTSRGLVEKDFEQIAEFLHRAVALCLKIQKEHGKLLKDFNKGLVNNKDIEELKADVEKFSTSFDMPGFKVSEMKYKD from the exons ATGTCCACCAACCGCATTCCACTTCCCTTTAAACCCCAAGCTCCGCCCCCTCAGTTCCCTGCCTCTCTCTGTTCCCTCCTCTCTCTATCATTTCCCTCCCTCCTCCCTGCACCGCCACCAACCACCGTCCTCCGCCGTTGCCACCGCCACACCGAACCACCCAAAAAAAACCTCATGGATCCCGTTCCAGAATGGGGAAACACCCCACTTAGCACCGTAGACCCCGAGATCCACGACCTAATTGAGAAAGAAAAACGCCGACAATGCAGCGGCATCGAGCTAATTGCCTCGGAAAACTTCACATCCTTCGCCGTTATTGAGGCCCTCGGCAGCGCTCTCACGAACAAGTACTCAGAGGGCATGCCCGGAAACCGCTACTACGGAGGGAATGAGTACATTGACGAGATCGAGAACTTAACTCGATCTCGAGCACTGCAGGCGTATAGGCTTGACCCTACCAAGTGGGGGGTCAATGTGCAGCCGTATTCCGGCTCACCTGCGAATTTTGCAGCATATACGGCGGTGCTCCAGCCCCATGACAGGATCATGGGTTTGGATTTGCCCTCTGGTGGGCATTTGACGCACGGGTATTATACCTCGGGTGGGAAGAAAATCAGCGCAACCTCGATTTATTTCGAGAGTTTGCCCTATAAGGTGGAGCCCACCACGGGTTATATTGATTATGTTAGGTTGGAAGAGAAGGCGTTGGATTTTAGGCCAAAGTTGATTATTTGTGGTGGGAGTGCTTATCCTAGGGATTGGGATTACAAGAAGTTGAGAGAGATTGCGGATAAAGTTGGCGCCCTTTTGCTCTGTGACATGGCTCATATTAGTGGCCTTGTTGCTGCTCAG GAAGCGGCAAATCCTTTCGAGTACTGTGATTTGGTAACAACTACTACCCACAAGAGCTTAAGGGGCCCTAGAGCTGGAATGATCTTCTACAGGAAGGGTCCTAAACCACCCAAGAAAGGTCAGCCTGAGGATGCAGTTTATGATTTTGAAGATAAGATCAACTTTGCTGTTTTTCCTTCACTCCAGGGCGGTCCTCACAACCACCAGATTGGTGCTCTGGCTGTGGCTTTGAAACAAGCTATGTCTCCTGGGTTCAAGGCTTATGCTAAGCAAGTCAAGGCCAATGCTGTGGCCCTTGGAAATTACCTAATGAGCAAGGGATACAAGCTTGTAACTGGTGGAACTGAGAATCACCTTGTCTTGTGGGATCTTCGCCCTCTTGGTTTGACAG GTAACAAGGTGGAGAAACTTTGTGACTTGTGCAACATTACTGTCAACAAGAATGCTGTATTTGGTGACAGCAGCGCTTTGGCCCCTGGAGGGGTTCGCATTG GTACTCCCGCCATGACATCAAGGGGTTTGGTTGAGAAGGACTTTGAGCAAATTGCTGAGTTTCTCCACAGGGCTGTGGCTCTCTGCCTGAAGATCCAGAAAGAGCATGGAAAGCTTTTGAAGGACTTTAACAAGGGGTTGGTTAACAACAAGGACATTGAGGAACTTAAGGCTGATGTCGAGAAATTTTCTACCTCCTTTGACATGCCTGGCTTCAAGGTGTCTGAAATGAAATATAAGGATTAA